Genomic segment of Thermococcus sp.:
AGAGCCTGAGAGAGTATCCGAGTTGTAACAACAGCCTTTATTCTCGTCGCAGGTTCCTCTTCTGTAATAGGTACATCCCAGAAGCTCTGCCCTTTAAGACTGGAAATGCTCATGCCTAGATAACTCCCTGAGTAATTCCCTGCATCTTTCTAAGTCCTCTTGGAGGCGTTCAATGGTCTCATCCTTTCGCTCCAGCTCTTCTCGCAGGGAGTTTATCATGTCAATGAATTCAACCTCCCTCAGCCTATGCCTCATAACCGCCGCGTAGATTCTCCTGCTTTCAGCAAAACGCATGTAACCCTTCCCCTCGAACTTCATCCCGATGAAGTCGTTTGCAGCGTCAAGGATTGTCTTTGTCTTCTCTAAGTTTCCCTCTTCGAAGTGCTTAACCGCCAGCCGTTTCAACGCCGCTATTATCATGTTTTCCAGATCCTCATTGAATTCCCGAAATCCGTCCAAAAACTGCTTGGATAGAGGTGCATCTTTCTTCATGAACTCCCGAAGGAGGAACTCGAGATATTTCCATCCCTGATTGTTTATCTGGTACATGTACTTGTAACCACAGTTATACTCCCTCCCATTCCGGTTTCTGCACTTTCTTTCGACCTTCCTCCTCCTGAGGAAGCCCATGGTGTAGAGCCTTCTCAGGTCGTTTGAGACCAGCTTTGGCTGAAGGCGCTCTATCCATTTGGGATCATCGGTGAGGTTGAACATGATGAGCGTGAGATCCTCAGATACGGTTTTTGAATCGAACTCATCATCCTCGTACAGCCCGGCGGTCATCAGCAGCAACCACTTGTAATCCACCATAGGTTTGTGCATAATCATCACCTAATCAAGTGATGAACATCAATTTTTTAATATATCCCGGGAAGATTGCTCGAACAGCGAGATTCAGCGTCAAATTTTCACGCTACTTCACACTGGTTGGAAGTTCATACTAAATAAATGATAATATTTTTGTGAGTTACGCACTCTCACTCCCATGAAAATTTTTACAAGTAATATGGCTAGGAGTTCATCTCCTGGCTAGGAAATAAATAACACGACAGGTTTTTATTTTCCGGAATATTACTGGGTGCGGTGAATAACATGAAGGCCCTCATTCTATCGGGAGGTCACGGGGCGAGATTAAGGCCTTTAACGTACTCACAGCAGAAGCAGCTGATTCCGGTTGCGAACAAGCCGGTTCTGTTCTACGCCATCGAGGACGTTATCGAGGCCGGCATCCATGAGATCGGGATTATAGTGGGCCCCAACGCGGAGCAGGTGAAGAAGACGGTTCTGAGCAGGGAATGGGACGCTGAGATAGAGTTCATCCACCAGGGCGAGCCGAAGGGGCTGGCGCATGCCATCCTCGTGGCTAAGGAGTATCTCGGCGATGATGACTTTGTGATGTACCTCGGTGACAATATCCTCAGGGAGGGGATTGTGAGGCACTTAGAGCACTTCAAGAGGGGGGAATTTGATGCAAGCATTTTGCTCTGTGAGGCCCCAAATCCCCAGCAGTTCGGTGTGGCCGAGCTTAACGAGGATGGGAGGACGATCAAGCGCTTAATTGAAAAGCCCAAAGTCCCTCCGAGCAACTTAGCTTTGGTTGGGATTTACTTCTTTAAACCGGTGGTCCATGAGGCCGTTGCGAACATAAAGCCCTCATGGAGAAACGAGCTTGAGATTACGGACGCCATACAGTGGCTCATCGACCACGGCTACCGCGTTGGATGGACGAAGGTCGAACACTGGTGGAAGGACACGGGGAAGCCCGAGGACATTCTGGACGCCAACAGGCTCATTCTGGACGATATTGAGACCGACATCCGGATACACACCAACGCCCGCATCCACGGGAGGGTCGTCATCGGCGAGGGAACTGTGATAGACGAGGATACCGTCATCAAAGGCCCGGTGGTCATCGGGAAGAACGTCAGGATAACGAACTCCTACATAGGCCCCTACACGAGCATCGGCGACAACGTCGTCATTGAGAACACCGAAATAGAGGACTCCATAGTGCTGGAGGGGAGCGAGATAAGGAACGCCGGCAGGATAGTGGAGAGCCTGATAGGGAGGGGGGTTAAGATAATGAACTCCGACAACCATCCCCTCGGAAGGAAGCTCGTTGTGGGGGATAATTCCCAGTTGATCCTGTGAGGTGGTAGAATGAGGCTTCTGGTGACAGGAGGAGCGGGGTTCATAGGGAGCAACTTCATCCGCTATATCCTGGAAAAGCATCCCGATTGGGAGGTCATAAACTTAGACAAGCTCGGCTATGGGTCAAACCTGGCGAATCTGAAGGATATTGAGGATGACGAGAGGTATACGTTCGTTAAGGGGAATATAAATGATTTTGAGCTTGTTTCAAAGCTCATTAAAGAAGTTGATGCAGTGATTAACTTTGCAGCAGAGAGCCATGTGGACAGGAGCATCTCAAACCCCCACGCCTTCATTGAGAGCAACGTTCTTGGTGTGTATACGGTACTTGAAGCGATAAGAAAAGTTAATCCTGAGGTGCGCCTGGTTCACGTCAGCACGGATGAGGTGTATGGCGACATAGAGGAAGGCTCCTTTACCGAGGAGGACAGATTGATGCCTTCCTCTCCCTATTCGGCGAGCAAAGCGGCCGGGGATATGCTGGTTTTGGGGCATGCGAGGACCTACAATTTAAACGCTTCAATAACGAGGTGCACCAACAACTATGGGCCCTACCAGTTCCCCGAGAAGCTCATCCCAAAAACAGTAATAAGGGCAAATATGGGGCTTAAGATTCCCATATACGGCACGGGCCAGAACGTCAGGGACTGGCTCTATGTTGAAGACCACGTGAGGGCAATTGAAGCCGTTCTGGAGAAGGGCGAGAGGAGGGAGGTGTACAACATCTCAGCTGGGGATGAGAAGACAAACCTCGAAGTTGTGAAAACCATCTTAAGGCTCATGGACAAGGACGAGGAGTTAATAGAGTTCGTCGAGGACAGGCCAGGCCACGACCTGCGCTATAGTTTAGACTCTTTGAAGATCAGGGAACAGCTCAGCTGGAGACCGAAGCACAGCTTTGATGAGGGAATCAAGAAGACGGTCGAGTGGTATCTAAACAACGGGTGGTGGTGGAAGCCTTTGATTGACGAGAAGGTTCTCCATCCGACGCCCTGGAAGCTGAGGTGGTAACGATGCCATTTGAGTTCAAACGTTTGGAAATTCCGGATGTGATTTTGATAAAGCCCAGAGTATTTGAGGACGAGCGGGGCTTCTTCATGGAAACCTACAAGAAGTCGGATTTTGAAAAGGCCGGAATAAAGGGGGAGTTCGTCCAGGATAACCACTCACGTTCAAAGTACGGCGTTCTTAGAGGATTGCATTTTCAGAGAGAACCTTACGCACAGGCGAAGATCGTTCGCTGTATCAAGGGGGTCATCTATGATGTGGCCGTGGACTTGAGGAAAAACTCCCCAACTTTTGGGAAATATATTGGTGCTATTCTTTCAGAGTACAACAAACACCAGCTCTACATCCCGCGGGGCTTTGCCCACGGGTTTTTGGTTTTAAGCGACGTTGCAGAGGTGGTTTACAAGGTGGACAACGTCTATGCTCCTGATTATGAAGGGGGATTAATCTGGAATGATCCAGACGTAGGAATTAAGTGGCCCATTGCCGAGCCGGTAGTTTCTGGGAAGGACATGAAGTGGCCGACGCTGAGGGAAGTGGTTGAGAGGGGCTGGGTTTTCTGAGGTGATCCCATGAAGGTCGCAATCATCGGTGCCAACGGCCAGCTCGGAACGGACTTGGTGAGGGTCTTCGGGGAAGACCCGTCTTTTGAGGTCGTTCCCTTAACTCATAGAGATTTAGATGTGACCATACCCGAGACCCTGAATGTTCTGAAGGAGCTCAAGCCAGG
This window contains:
- the rfbB gene encoding dTDP-glucose 4,6-dehydratase, whose translation is MRLLVTGGAGFIGSNFIRYILEKHPDWEVINLDKLGYGSNLANLKDIEDDERYTFVKGNINDFELVSKLIKEVDAVINFAAESHVDRSISNPHAFIESNVLGVYTVLEAIRKVNPEVRLVHVSTDEVYGDIEEGSFTEEDRLMPSSPYSASKAAGDMLVLGHARTYNLNASITRCTNNYGPYQFPEKLIPKTVIRANMGLKIPIYGTGQNVRDWLYVEDHVRAIEAVLEKGERREVYNISAGDEKTNLEVVKTILRLMDKDEELIEFVEDRPGHDLRYSLDSLKIREQLSWRPKHSFDEGIKKTVEWYLNNGWWWKPLIDEKVLHPTPWKLRW
- a CDS encoding glucose-1-phosphate thymidylyltransferase; this translates as MKALILSGGHGARLRPLTYSQQKQLIPVANKPVLFYAIEDVIEAGIHEIGIIVGPNAEQVKKTVLSREWDAEIEFIHQGEPKGLAHAILVAKEYLGDDDFVMYLGDNILREGIVRHLEHFKRGEFDASILLCEAPNPQQFGVAELNEDGRTIKRLIEKPKVPPSNLALVGIYFFKPVVHEAVANIKPSWRNELEITDAIQWLIDHGYRVGWTKVEHWWKDTGKPEDILDANRLILDDIETDIRIHTNARIHGRVVIGEGTVIDEDTVIKGPVVIGKNVRITNSYIGPYTSIGDNVVIENTEIEDSIVLEGSEIRNAGRIVESLIGRGVKIMNSDNHPLGRKLVVGDNSQLIL
- the rfbC gene encoding dTDP-4-dehydrorhamnose 3,5-epimerase, producing MPFEFKRLEIPDVILIKPRVFEDERGFFMETYKKSDFEKAGIKGEFVQDNHSRSKYGVLRGLHFQREPYAQAKIVRCIKGVIYDVAVDLRKNSPTFGKYIGAILSEYNKHQLYIPRGFAHGFLVLSDVAEVVYKVDNVYAPDYEGGLIWNDPDVGIKWPIAEPVVSGKDMKWPTLREVVERGWVF